TCATCCACGAACTTTAGAGCTAATCTCTGTTTTTGTAACTAGCTCGTTCTTCAAGCTGTCCAGTACAAAACCGCTGCCGCTGAATGTTTTCCAATTTGATTCCATCCAGCTATATAATTAGCTCTGCataccttaaaaaaaaaaggagctcTGCATAGGTTCTCATGTGTGACTGTACATACCTGCTACACATTGTTAACCCTATTTATTCATTTTCAGTTATCTGAAAGATGCCCCACTCTGGGTGTGATCCATTCGATGGTGGTTTATGCTGTTCATTTTGTGAAAACAAACATTATAGCAAGAGAGTAGATTTCTGTTTTTGCTCTCTTAGTGCCCGTTTGATTGATTCTGATGTCTGCCCATCGACCATGTAGCTTCTGCCAGTGGGCTAGAACATTGTATATACGATTATGGAAAATGGAATGGGAATGAATGGAGTAAAATATTGTAATATGAAATATTGAGCAGGGTCAATTGATTGAGGTTTTATAGTAGTGTTTTAGTATTTATTTGAGGACTACGTGCATTGCATAAATCAGTGCATCACCCTTTTTCTTTAAGAAACTTTGGATAAACCTTACTGTACCATTTTCTGTATATCTAGTTTGTTTCAATCTAGTCAAGTCACTGATATTGATGCTCTTTTTCACAAACTTCCTTCCTTTTTAATCATGTTATTGATGTTAAATCTGTAATGTTGATTGGCTTAATATATAGTTTCTGCCTCCTTTTCATGCTCCATTTTATTTggatatgcataatgtggttCTGTGAGGCTTTaggtttgtttcttttgccgAGTTTGGTTTCATAAGATCCTGATTTTCTTGTTGAAGGAATGTCCTCAGTCAGCACTTCTCAGCCCCCAGCGCCGTCAGAGGCAGAATCTACAACAGCTAATGGTATTGCAACACCTCATGATCCAGGTGATAATAAGCATATTGATTTGTCTCTCTACAGTGAATACCTTATTTGTATTTTGTAGCCTTTCTCATGTGCCAATTTGATCTTCATGAATTTGTAGGGTCTGATTCTGCTGGACCGGCAAGAAGTAGACTTTCATTGCAGTTGGATCAGCGGTCTTTACATTTTTCTGTTAATGCTTGGGTAAATGTCGTAAATGGACATGCATTTTTTGTCAGCAGTTACTGTATCACATGGAACTTTGTATAGTTGAAACCAATCCTTTCTGAAGATTAGTCTTGTCTCAGTTGGTGCATGACTTTGGAGTGCAAGATCCATCTCAATTTGCTACTGCCGCAGATAACTATGTTTAGGCTTAGTTGAATGGAGTGTCAAACAACAGCTAAACTGTGGAAGTGATATCAGTCAGACCAACTGCTAGTCCAAGGATATTTTAATTTAGCCTACCCTGCAAGCTGGCATTCATCAGAATACCTTCATCTGAACCCCTCTTTTGCCTAATGGAGTTTACCTTCAAAATTCCTCATAAGTAAATGGATGGGCAGGATTCATTgatcatattattattattacaaCAGTAAGCAATCAGTGAGGCAGTTTTTTCCTCTGTTGATAACTGCAAATAGTTTAGCTAGTAAATAGTTGCATTATCTTTTTCATacgcattttttttttgccaacaGGTTCTTATTGTTGCGTTGATTGGCATCCTTCCATTGGCAACCCGACAACTGCAATACAAGGGATATCATTTGTCACTTCTTGGCACAACCTGTACCACAGGATATTCTTTATTTGCTCTTTATGGGGTGAGTCGGTAACATGAAACTGAGAACTGTAATTGCTATTTTATCCTTCCCATTTTGGACATCTTGCAGAAATTAATTACCATTTCCCTTACCTGTCAGCTACCCAGAGCAGGAAACACGCAGGCTGTTCAGGTCAGGCGTCACCATGTAACTTCATCGAAGGATTTTATACCATTCATGTACTGCCTTATGTTTGTTACGTCTAAACTACACTTTAAGCGTAAGCAAATGAAATATTTATCTGCATTTATTTATCTTCTGCATCAAATTTTCATATCACTGCCCATATATCTTGGTTTCTTTATGCATGATGAGATGCTCTTTTCTGCAGTTGTTTTGGTACCGGTAATATGTTGGGCACTCGGACATGTGGCAAGATTTCTACGATGCCATTTCAGTAATTCTTCTCTGTACAGGTAAATAAAATTGTCAGATTTGTAGCAACAAAATGTATTGCGCCTATGCATATACAATTCATGCTGTTCATATAAGTTGTTGTCTtggcttcttttgtttttacttCATCTATCTGGGCTTGCACCCCTGTAAATCTATCATAATGGTGCTCTCCATAGTCTTTTCATGCCATGACGAACAATACAGTTGAGATAACCCTATTCCATGCATTataaaacacaaaacaaaaatgattGTGAGATTTTTCGGTCCAGTCTCCCTCATAAACTGGAtcagttattttttttgcttaatgAACAGCCATAGCTCTGGTGGGTTACCTGAAAATGGAAACAGAAATGAGTTATTGAGTTATTCGTATGGAATTTGCATGGTAACACGCTGATAAAAACACAGATGAATCATTTCCGTGAACTGAATGATGCTAGCAGCTTGCAATACTTCTTTTGTTGAACATGGTGGTAAATGGATTATTAACAATTGTGTTGTTAATTTTTAGGGCATACCTGGAGCCACTTTGCACATGGGTTGAGACAAACACAAATGCAGTCAACTTTCTGTGTGCTAATGCAGAGATTTTGTTGGGCTTTCTTTTGATCTTATCTCTGTTCTCGTCAGTAGACCCTGGCCTTGTCGATTTCTCATTTCCCCTCGTCCACCTAACTTCAAATTCTTACTGTTCTTTAACTTGTGCAGGAAAAAACGTAATGCTATGCAAACATTCATGTACTGGCAGGTTAGTTTCTAGTAAACATTGATTTTCTTCTCCGAGTGATCTACCTCTTGTTTACTATTAACTGAAATGTAAACTTTCTCATGTATTATACTGTGTGGTGTAAAACTATCATCACAATAATAGGAGTGGCCCATCCTCTTCATGGCTGACCCTGATTGACATATAAGTTTTGACCATAACAAGTGCTCACTGAATTTGACAACAAATTAGAAATGTATGACATAACACTTAGTTTTTGTAGTGCATTCCTATAGACCTGCATAACACCAATATTGGTAATACCGTATACATGGTAGCTTGGTATGGTACTGCCATACTGACCTGGACCGCAAGAGGGGCAGTGGCACCATGGCGGCAGATGTGCCTCAGGGACAGGGAGGACCCAAGGAAGGAGATTGCGGATTagatttgtttatttctcgTTGGTTATTCCTTATGGCCAAGTCCTTCTATATAGGAGTCCcgcaaaaaatatattaaatagGAAGCGGCTGATTACACGAATTCCCAACAACAGGAAACTATTCGATCAATGGGGCCATTCCATTTTTCTTTACGAAATGCAGGAAATCCTGTCCATTTGAGGTTCttgaaaaagagaaggaaactATTCGGTCAATTGTTAATTGAGAGGAAATAACTAAAATAGGATAAGGTATTTCCCTAGCTCTACTTGGTGCCTAAGGCATGTCTCTTTTCCCATGCTCCTGGAGCCATGGCTTGGTGCAGCCCATGTAGGGTACATGTATGACAAATATAATCCAGTGTTGGTGTGATGCGCACACCAATTTATGGATTGATGGCTTTCAGTAATCTCAAGAGACCACCAAAGCAAATGCTCCAGTAGCTGAACCAAGCCACCAACTAACTAAACACTACCGTATTACATTTTCATTTGGAAAAGTATCTAGGCAATGATTTcagactcttttttttcaaaaaggagggaatacccccggcctctgcatccaGTCATTTTTATTTCATACTATAGACACTATTACTGGTATGTATTAATAGAGTATAATGTCTAAGCATATTCTGATCTCACTCTGGTTATCTGGCATTGCAGTTGCTGAAGCTCATGTATCACTCTCCTTTCACTGCTGGTTATCACAGAGCTATCTGGCTTAAAATGGGCCGAACAGTTAACCCCTACATCCACAGTTACACCCCTTTTCTTCATGACCTGATAAACTCTGGCATGAGATGGTGGTTCAGGTAGGATGGTTATGGCTCTGGTACCATCATTTAAAAGAACATAAATATTTTTGGTGATGTTTTACAGTTAACCCAATGATACTCTTTTTTTAGCAAGGGGAGCTTTTGTGAGTGACCTGTTATAACTCTTTTGTGTGACATAGAGCTGATGATAATTTTTAGTTAGTGATCAGTAACTCCTGGAACTTTGCCCGTGATTGGAGAACTTAGTCAAGATCTTCAGACTGACCTGTTTGCCATGAAGTGGAAATTGGCAAGCGATTGTCTATTGTGTAACAGAATTCTGTGTTCATCTCTTGTGGAACGGAAAGTTTCATCTACACTATGCAAATCCCTTTTAGTTTTTACGAGAGTACAACATACAACACTCCGCCTTCCATTATAAGAAATACTCTGTCCGTTCATAAATATAAGTTATAGTTTTGTCCCAAGTCAAACatcttcaagtttgaccaaacttGTAGAAAAAATTACTAAGATCCTCAATATCAAATGAGTATAccatgaatatatatatatatatatatatatatatatatatatatatatatatatatataatggcAGATGGAAAATGCATTTTGGCCCGTACGTTCCTTTGCCTGTACTATCACATCGTCCATAATGCTTTGAGATTTGAAAAAAAGTGCTCAAGGGAGGCACCAGTAGCATAGACGAGTCAACTTGTTGTAGGTGCAGCGCATGTGCGTCAGTCCATCTGTCCCATCTTGCCCCCCACGGCCCCACCCCGCCCCACCCCACCCCTCccatctctctttctctcctgctctctctccccctgGTGCCTCTATCTTCTCTCTCCATCTCTTCGATGGCAGCTCTCTCCTGTCCCCATCTCTCTACTGGCCGCATCCCGACGAGGTCCAGCTCGGGGGTGAGCTCGCAAACCTGCTCCGCGTGCACAAGTCGAAGAGGAGGTGTGTGGTGTTCCGCGGCGTGGGTCAACTGAACGGAGGGAAGGTCGTGGGCATGGGAGCAGGTGGCCGGAGGCGACGTTCTGCGATGTGGAGACAAGCCACTAGCTCGGCGAGGTCAAGGGACAGGGGAGCAGGTGGCCACGCGCCGTCGTGTCTGCCTCGTACCGCCTCTCGTCGGAGCACGTGTTCCCCGCAGCATACAACGATGGCGGGGCCGTCGTGCAGTGGAGGGCCTCCGGTGCGCGCGGGAGACAACCTCGCGCCTCAAGCAACGCCGGCGGGAGCTTCTTCTCGTGTGCAGTGAGCGTGCGGGAGTTGGGCTCGACGTCCGCGGCGATCATTTTGTCGAACAGGATGCATGCAAGTCCGTGTCGAAGGCGTCGCCGCTGCATGTGTCGGGACGGTGCTTCATCAAAGCCCAACCTGCACCTGTCCGCTCTTTCTGTGGGTGTGACGGGATGGAACGGCGAGCACCAGTGGCTAATCGTCAACAAAACTTCATTCTCTTGATTCCATGCGGAGCGTATTCGGCTTGGCGTTTGTTATCTTTCTCTCAATTGATTTCTAGATTTCCTCAACAATTGATTGTGTGCAGTGAGCGTGCGGGAGTTGGGCTCGGCGGGCACGGCGGTCATTTCGTCGAACAAGATGCGTGCAAGTCCTGGTCCTCAACGGGTCCGGAATCTGCGCATCATGGTTCATGGACGTGGCCGACGAGAACATGCATGCCCCGCCTCGCATCCTCCCCCTCCGTCGCTATCGACTGGGTGAAGCTCAACATCTAGTGCTACCTCGGCATTGCCTTCGATAGTGTACAAGGGGTAGGGGAAGCACGGACGCGATGCGTGGAGGACGCGTTCGTGGCAGCGCTCAAGATCGACGCCAGCAACAACACCTTAAGAGACCACCTCCTGCTGCGCGTCGGCGGCTCGCCATCTCAATTCTCAAGCGACAGCGACATGGAGAGCGCGCATCGAGGTCCTTGTCAACACAGTGATGCTGGAGGCACCGTCCGACCGTCGCAGGCTTCCTCTAGGCCGGCgcgagccgccaccgccgcctcctccctaaAAACATAAAACCGGTAACCGCATCTACCGGAGCTCCTTCCGCAGACAAGAAGGATGAGCTCCTTGGCGCAGATTGAGGTCATGGAACTCCTCACGTCCAGGTCGGTGCAGATCCAAGCCATGGCCGGACCTCGTCTCGTCCAactcctcgacgacgacaa
This is a stretch of genomic DNA from Brachypodium distachyon strain Bd21 chromosome 1, Brachypodium_distachyon_v3.0, whole genome shotgun sequence. It encodes these proteins:
- the LOC100841408 gene encoding uncharacterized protein LOC100841408, producing MSSVSTSQPPAPSEAESTTANGIATPHDPGSDSAGPARSRLSLQLDQRSLHFSVNAWVLIVALIGILPLATRQLQYKGYHLSLLGTTCTTGYSLFALYGLPRAGNTQAVQVRRHHVTSSKDFIPFMYCLMFVTSKLHFKLVLVPVICWALGHVARFLRCHFSNSSLYRAYLEPLCTWVETNTNAVNFLCANAEILLGFLLILSLFSKKRNAMQTFMYWQLLKLMYHSPFTAGYHRAIWLKMGRTVNPYIHSYTPFLHDLINSGMRWWFR